The Xanthomonas sontii genome contains a region encoding:
- a CDS encoding OmpA family protein, with amino-acid sequence MQIIRFTALKILTLFAAVLLAGPAQSMSLDWRPVYFKQGHPLVGESLEDSMDNASGLQLENLQVNVSIMKEYPNVAYDLMGRANATECSPASCMMLSARRAELVYDYLLEQGIPACQIKTIVAAGTSSPIARPQDDAPPDRAAHLLVTLGKTC; translated from the coding sequence ATGCAAATAATCCGCTTTACCGCGCTGAAGATCTTGACGCTCTTCGCCGCCGTACTGCTGGCAGGTCCGGCACAGTCGATGTCGCTTGACTGGCGGCCGGTCTACTTCAAACAAGGACATCCGCTTGTAGGGGAGAGCCTTGAGGACTCGATGGATAACGCGAGTGGACTTCAACTCGAGAATCTACAGGTGAATGTCTCAATCATGAAGGAGTATCCGAACGTCGCTTATGACTTGATGGGGAGGGCGAACGCAACTGAGTGCAGCCCTGCATCGTGCATGATGTTGTCGGCACGTCGCGCCGAACTGGTCTATGACTATCTGCTGGAGCAGGGCATTCCCGCCTGTCAGATCAAGACCATCGTCGCCGCCGGCACCAGCAGTCCGATTGCGCGACCGCAGGATGATGCGCCCCCTGACAGGGCAGCGCACCTGTTGGTCACACTCGGCAAGACATGCTGA
- a CDS encoding TIR domain-containing protein has protein sequence MARKVFFSFKYDDVQRAMNVRNSNVITGALKSGFIDKADFEAVERSGDGAIKTWIDGQLVGTTVTVVLVGANTNKSRWVRYEIEQSIERKNGIITIDVSKIADLRGNTTNWCGMTIPGYTNYRWNRDEGRTNLGAWVERAAKDAGR, from the coding sequence ATGGCAAGGAAGGTTTTCTTTAGCTTCAAGTACGATGACGTTCAGCGTGCGATGAACGTGCGAAATAGCAATGTGATCACAGGGGCCTTGAAGTCTGGATTCATCGATAAAGCCGACTTCGAAGCAGTAGAGCGCAGCGGGGATGGCGCGATCAAGACGTGGATTGACGGTCAGCTAGTTGGAACAACAGTAACCGTGGTGTTGGTCGGGGCCAACACGAACAAAAGCCGTTGGGTTCGGTACGAGATTGAACAGAGCATCGAGCGGAAGAACGGAATAATCACCATTGATGTAAGCAAGATCGCGGATCTTCGCGGCAACACAACCAATTGGTGTGGAATGACAATCCCAGGCTATACGAATTATCGCTGGAACCGGGACGAGGGCAGAACCAATCTAGGTGCATGGGTTGAGAGGGCTGCTAAGGACGCAGGGCGATGA
- a CDS encoding DUF2185 domain-containing protein yields MTKQFRLSQDQIEPMAEGYGGCIATDRITVDGDSVRFMYREAPDNDIDSGWRFMSGSEDDAYMDNPANHAVYDVNTIANYDPSIIPFLDAPEGSAFEKLPESEQFIAVTNWTPEDEP; encoded by the coding sequence ATGACCAAGCAGTTCCGACTCTCGCAAGATCAGATCGAGCCAATGGCCGAAGGCTACGGCGGCTGTATTGCCACCGACAGGATCACCGTCGACGGTGATTCCGTGCGCTTCATGTACCGCGAAGCGCCGGACAACGACATCGATAGCGGTTGGCGCTTCATGTCAGGCTCCGAAGACGATGCGTACATGGACAACCCAGCCAACCATGCCGTCTATGACGTCAACACGATCGCCAACTACGACCCGAGCATTATTCCGTTTCTGGACGCCCCGGAAGGCAGCGCATTTGAAAAGCTCCCGGAGTCGGAGCAGTTCATCGCGGTGACAAACTGGACGCCGGAGGATGAGCCCTGA
- a CDS encoding DUF1963 domain-containing protein, producing MDLPADIEARYHDLFRNLDGFKLGGWPTLIQAEIFWAPFKRHPASPEFVFQIDSTDKGHWMWGDGGVGYFGRGTAPRKEDEWALAWQCY from the coding sequence ATGGATCTGCCGGCAGACATCGAAGCGCGCTACCACGATCTCTTCCGGAACCTGGACGGCTTCAAGCTGGGAGGATGGCCGACGCTGATCCAGGCCGAGATCTTCTGGGCGCCGTTCAAGCGCCATCCCGCGTCGCCGGAGTTCGTCTTCCAGATCGACTCCACGGACAAGGGGCACTGGATGTGGGGCGACGGCGGCGTCGGCTACTTCGGCCGCGGAACAGCACCAAGAAAAGAAGACGAGTGGGCGCTTGCGTGGCAATGCTACTAG
- a CDS encoding DUF4279 domain-containing protein translates to MRIADQSIISFRIFGDDLVPSEITDLLGCEPTRAFAKGDIRVGAKTGNRYAEKIGRWSLAAEDSYPEDIPAQISKILGKLTEDPAVWASLRSRFAMDFFCGVFMGSSNDGLEFCPEVLGGARSTFAPRHLAQPGYL, encoded by the coding sequence ATGAGAATTGCAGACCAATCGATCATTTCCTTCCGAATCTTTGGAGATGACCTCGTGCCATCAGAGATCACGGACCTGCTGGGCTGTGAGCCAACCAGGGCGTTTGCCAAGGGTGATATCCGTGTAGGGGCCAAGACCGGCAACCGCTACGCAGAGAAGATCGGACGATGGAGCTTGGCGGCTGAAGACAGTTACCCCGAGGACATTCCGGCCCAAATCTCCAAGATACTGGGCAAGCTGACAGAAGATCCGGCCGTTTGGGCCTCGCTTCGGTCACGCTTCGCAATGGACTTTTTCTGCGGCGTGTTCATGGGCTCCTCCAACGATGGACTGGAGTTCTGCCCGGAGGTGCTCGGAGGTGCTCGGAGCACTTTCGCGCCGCGGCATCTCGCTCAGCCTGGATATCTATGA
- a CDS encoding DUF1963 domain-containing protein, with protein MTTTADDLKAQLARPGVILEIGGLRPPDDPLASWFGRVNVCAPGEAWPETAGRPMHALCQINVSELPLRPARLADIALIAVFIGPDTLPVDTPNGEGWCLRA; from the coding sequence GTGACGACGACAGCTGACGACCTCAAAGCTCAACTCGCCCGCCCGGGTGTCATCCTGGAGATCGGGGGACTCCGGCCGCCCGACGATCCCCTGGCGAGTTGGTTCGGCCGCGTGAACGTCTGCGCGCCGGGCGAGGCATGGCCGGAGACGGCGGGACGGCCGATGCATGCGCTCTGTCAGATCAACGTCAGCGAACTGCCGCTGCGGCCGGCCCGCCTCGCGGATATCGCACTGATTGCGGTGTTCATCGGTCCCGATACGCTTCCGGTCGATACGCCCAACGGGGAAGGGTGGTGTCTGCGAGCCTAA
- a CDS encoding DUF6708 domain-containing protein codes for MADLEWLGQAACDEFFKLHDNEVFRGIGAGAVLLPPHSVPASRSPSSGGAVIEAFPHGLVYGSMMTLLVGFLGFGAVAIGLPLTMMLASALGDANAFTPALVGTSVLSVFVYFMLRFDLIGYRYAPTLFDRNAGKVHVFKDNTRLFSGWPLWGGGGQHEILSYDWACVRAQVVRFKTFTGTVAQDNAALQMIVLAAPGDTRVVGQFGLGLTSSAIAVQPLLDTWEHIRRFMEHEGPLFVEGDGPNEALFEMRLARCIFLGQPFIGPGSAEHWKHSDLGAILWQVIALPLFPLTLLYGLIRWASFHIKSKPIWPPEVLASVGGAPLHGSALDA; via the coding sequence ATGGCCGATCTCGAGTGGCTCGGCCAGGCGGCCTGCGACGAGTTCTTCAAGCTGCACGACAACGAAGTGTTCAGGGGCATCGGCGCCGGGGCGGTGCTCTTGCCGCCGCACAGCGTACCGGCCAGCCGATCGCCCAGCAGCGGAGGCGCGGTCATCGAGGCGTTTCCGCATGGGCTAGTGTACGGAAGCATGATGACTTTGCTTGTGGGGTTTCTTGGCTTTGGCGCCGTCGCTATAGGTTTGCCATTGACCATGATGCTTGCAAGCGCACTTGGTGATGCCAATGCCTTCACTCCTGCCTTGGTCGGCACTTCAGTCCTATCGGTGTTCGTCTACTTCATGCTCCGCTTCGACCTCATCGGCTACCGCTACGCACCCACCCTGTTCGACCGCAACGCCGGCAAGGTCCATGTCTTCAAGGACAACACGCGTCTCTTCAGCGGGTGGCCGCTCTGGGGCGGGGGCGGCCAGCACGAGATCCTCAGCTATGACTGGGCCTGCGTGCGCGCCCAGGTCGTCCGCTTCAAGACCTTCACCGGCACCGTCGCACAGGACAACGCGGCTCTGCAGATGATCGTGCTGGCTGCGCCCGGCGACACCCGCGTGGTCGGCCAGTTCGGCCTGGGCCTGACCAGTAGCGCCATCGCGGTGCAGCCCCTGCTCGATACCTGGGAGCACATCCGCCGCTTCATGGAGCACGAAGGGCCGCTGTTCGTGGAAGGCGACGGACCCAATGAGGCCTTGTTCGAGATGCGCTTGGCGCGCTGCATCTTCCTCGGCCAGCCCTTCATCGGCCCGGGCAGTGCGGAGCATTGGAAGCACTCCGACCTGGGCGCCATCCTCTGGCAGGTCATCGCCCTCCCGCTCTTTCCGCTGACCCTGCTCTACGGCCTGATCCGCTGGGCCAGTTTCCACATCAAGAGCAAGCCCATATGGCCGCCTGAAGTGCTGGCCAGCGTGGGCGGCGCCCCCTTGCATGGCAGCGCGCTGGACGCTTAG